One window from the genome of Montipora foliosa isolate CH-2021 chromosome 5, ASM3666993v2, whole genome shotgun sequence encodes:
- the LOC138004384 gene encoding histamine H2 receptor-like, producing MTPPEWITWMAVGLAESVAIVALNLCTIIVFTRNRNLRKRSTYLMINLAVIDMLVGGVAVFILFYWFGVFCNVWRGHLNGYLKDYIETRLPNLFPGISLLNIAIIALERAYATFRPFKHRVLKKRVYGLLIVFIWVITALGISVNLKYPERVVDLYLKIAFSSFVLLIICVSYSSIVIKVRCGAQPRHHGAASRERKLTMTLLIVTVASLLVYLPANTIAILLYSGIFKMPFPVGDHLYFALYVLLYANSLVNPILYAIRMPEYRSTLAALFCKRTVRNRERRVEDLPLNDL from the coding sequence ATGACTCCACCCGAGTGGATAACCTGGATGGCTGTAGGCTTGGCCGAGTCTGTTGCCATAGTAGCACTCAACCTCTGTacgataattgtttttacaagaAACCGTAATCTCCGCAAGCGCAGTACGTACCTGATGATAAATTTGGCAGTTATAGACATGTTGGTTGGAGGAGTTGCTGTGTTTATTCTGTTCTATTGGTTTGGAGTATTCTGTAATGTATGGAGGGGGCATCTAAATGGATATTTGAAAGATTATATAGAAACAAGACTACCTAATCTTTTTCCTGGTATCTCTTTATTAAACATAGCCATTATTGCTTTAGAACGGGCATATGCGACATTTCGGCCTTTCAAGCATCGCGTGCTGAAAAAACGGGTGTATGGCCTATTAATTGTCTTTATTTGGGTTATTACGGCATTAGGTATTTCCGTAAATCTTAAATATCCTGAGAGAGTAGTtgatctttacttaaagattgCATTTAGCTCGTTTGTACTTTTGATCATTTGTGTATCTTACTCATCCATTGTTATTAAAGTCCGTTGTGGAGCGCAGCCTCGACACCATGGTGCAGCcagtagagaaagaaaactgaccatgACATTGTTGATTGTGACTGTTGCATCTCTTTTGGTGTACCTGCCTGCCAATACTATCGCTATTCTCCTTTATAGCGGTATATTTAAAATGCCCTTTCCAGTGGGTGATCATCTTTATTTTGCACTTTATGTTTTACTTTATGCAAACTCTCTTGTCAATCCTATATTATACGCTATCCGCATGCCAGAATACAGATCTACTTTAGCTGCACTCTTTTGCAAACGTACTGTTCGCAACCGTGAAAGGCGAGTTGAAGATTTACCTCTTAATGATTTGTAA